In one Phalacrocorax carbo chromosome 16, bPhaCar2.1, whole genome shotgun sequence genomic region, the following are encoded:
- the SPATA20 gene encoding spermatogenesis-associated protein 20, whose translation MLAAPLRRARRCVFLTGSVTMAMGGTTSPPSIPRHTNRLINENSPYLLQHAHNPVDWYPWGQEAFDKAKKENKLIFLSVGYSTCHWCHVMEEESFKNKEIGEIMNKNFVCIKVDREERPDVDKVYMTFVQATSGGGGWPMSVWLTPDLKPFVGGTYFPPEDGVHHVGFRTVLLRIAEQWKENKEALLENSRKILEALLHVSEIRVQGQESPPPSKEVMATCFQQLSNSYDEDYGGFSKSPKFPTPVNLNFLFTYWALHRTTPEGARALQMALHTLKMMAHGGIHDHIGQGFHRYSTDQHWHVPHFEKMLYDQGQLAATYSRAFQISGDEFFADVAQDILLYVSRDLSDQAGGFYSAEDADSYPTTASGKKREGAFCVWSAEEIRALLPDPVEGAIEGTTLGDVFMHHYGVKETGNVSPMKDPHQELKGKNVLIVQCSLELTAARFGLELGRLGALLQESRRRLSAARAQRPRPHLDTKMLAAWNGLMISGFAQAGVALAKQDYVSRAAQAAAFLQRHLFDPTTGRLLRSCYRGKDNTVEQSTVPIQGFLEDYVFIIQALFDLYEASLDQGWLEWALQLQHMQDKLFWDPKGFAYFSSEAGDPSLLLRLKDDQDGAEPTANSVTVTNLLRAACYSGHMEWVEKAGQILAAFSKRLQKIPMILPEMARANAVFHHTLKQVVICGDPRGEDTEEMLRCVHSVFSPNKVLMLADGDSDGFLYRQLPFLASLERKDGKATAYLCSNFACSLPVTSPQELREMLCQ comes from the exons atgTTGGCGGCGCCGCTGCGGCGGGCGCGCAG GTGTGTGTTTCTAACGGGAAGCGTGACCATGGCCATGGGGGGCACAACCAgcccccccagcatccctcgTCACACCAACCGCCTGATTAATGAGAATTCCCCCTACCTCCTGCAGCACGCTCACAACCCTGTGGATTG GTACCCTTGGGGTCAGGAAGCCTTTgataaagcaaagaaagaaaacaagctgatATTCCTATCAG TTGGCTACTCCACCTGCCACTGGTGCCATGTGATGGAGGAGGAGTCCTTCAAGAACAAGGAGATCGGGGAGATCATGAACAAGAACTTTGTGTGCATCAAAGTGGATCGTGAGGAGCGGCCAGATGTGGACAAAGTGTACATGACCTTTGTGCAG GCAACCAGCGGTGGAGGTGGCTGGCCGATGAGCGTCTGGCTGACTCCAGACCTCAAGCCCTTTGTAGGGGGGACATACTTCCCTCCTGAAGATGGAGTTCATCACGTTGGCTTTCGGACTGTGCTGCTCCGAATCGCAGAGCAG tggaaggagaacaaagaAGCTCTGTTGGAGAACAGCCGGAAGATCCTGGAAGCACTGCTACACGTGTCCGAGATCCGTGTGCAGGGCCAGGAGTCACCCCCACCATCCAAAGAGGTGATGGCCACCTGTTTCCAGCAGCTCTCCAACTCCTATGATGAAGACTACGGCGGCTTTTCCAAATCCCCCAAGTTCCCCACCCCAG tGAATTTGAATTTCCTCTTCACCTACTGGGCCCTGCACCGAACAACTCCAGAAGGTGCTCGGGCACTGCAGATGGCTCTGCATACCCTCAAGATGATGGCTCATGGGGGCATCCATGACCACATCGGTCAG GGGTTTCACCGCTACTCCACTGACCAGCACTGGCACGTCCCTCACTTTGAGAAGATGCTGTACGACCAGGGGCAGCTGGCAGCTACGTACAGCAGAGCATTTCAG ATCTCTGGCGACGAGTTCTTTGCCGATGTCGCCCAAGACATTCTGCTCTACGTCTCACGGGATCTGAGTGACCAG GCAGGAGGTTTCTACAGTGCAGAAGATGCAGATTCCTACCCAACCACTGCATCTGGAAAGAAGCGAGAAGGAGCTTTCTGTGTGTGGTCAGCTGAGGAAATCCGGGCTCTCCTTCCTGACCCTGTCGAGGGGGCCATAGAGGGGACAACCCTGGGAGATGTCTTCATGCACCACTATGGCGTGAAGGAGACCGGCAACGTGAGCCCCATGAAG GACCCCCATCAGGAGCTGAAGGGCAAGAACGTCCTTATTGTGCAGTGCTCCCTGGAGCTAACGGCGGCCCGGTtcgggctggagctggggcGGCTCGgtgccctgctgcaggagagcCGGCGAAGGCTGTCCGCAGCCCGGGCGCAGCGGCCGCGGCCACACTTGGACACCAAGATGCTGGCAGCGTGGAATG GGCTGATGATCTCGGGCTTTGCCCAGGCTGGGGTGGCCCTGGCGAAGCAGGACTATGTGAGCCGGGCTgcgcaggcagctgccttcctgcagaGACACCTTTTTGACCCCACCACTGGGAGGTTGCTGCGGAGCTGCTACCGGGGCAAAGACAACACGGTGGAGCAGAG CACTGTGCCCATCCAGGGCTTCCTGGAGGATTACGTCTTCATTATCCAGGCTCTCTTTGACCTGTACGAAGCCTCGCTGGATCAGGGCTGGCTGGAGTGGGCCCTACAGCTCCAGCACATGCAAGACAAGCTCTTCTGGGACCCCAAAGGCTTTGCGTATTTCTCCAGCGAGGCTGGTGATCCCTCTCTGCTCCTGCGCCTGAAGGACG ACCAGGACGGAGCAGAGCCCACCGCCAACTCAGTCACTGTCACAAACCTGCTCCGAGCAGCTTGTTACTCTGGCCATATGGAGTGGGTGGAAAAAGCTGGGCAGATCTTGGCCGCCTTCTCAAAGAGGCTGCAGAAGATCCCGATGATCCTGCCAGAGATGGCCCGGGCCAACGCTGTCTTCCACCACACCCTCAAACAG GTCGTTATCTGTGGGGATCCCCGAGGAGAAGACACGGAAGAAATGCTGCGCTGTGTCCACTCCGTCTTCAGCCCAAACAAG GTGCTGATGCTGGCAGATGGAGACAGCGACGGGTTCCTCTACCGCCAGTTGCCTTTCCTTGCGTCCCTGGAGAGGAAGGATGGGAAAGCCACTGCCTATCTCTGCAGCAACTTTGCCTGCTCCCTTCCTGTCACCTCACCCCAGGAGCTGCGTGAGATGCTCTGCCAGTGA
- the EPN3 gene encoding epsin-3 isoform X2 has product MTTSALRRQVKNIVHNYSEAEIKVREATSNDPWGPPSSLMSEIADLTFNTVAFAEVMGMIWRRLNDSGKNWRHVYKALTLLDYLIKTGSEKVTHQCRENLYTIQTLKDFQYVDRDGKDQGINIREKVKQVMALLKDEERLKQERAHALQTKERMALEGMGSGSHQAAYGRRASPYGDDYGRARGSPSSFNSSSSSPRFASDLEQARPQTTGEEELQLQLALAMSREEAEKEVRAWQGENSLLQRATEETAQGREEEEEEDKMKKSQSSILELADIFGPAPAPSSHTSADPWEMPDMKPKAEPAASAWAGAADPWVPVPAAGGEPLSQASTSAQQTSAGPWDFAPSTTAASDPWGKAPLSSGFPPADPWVTASPPPQVSGSAPAADPWAAVAEQPPNPAPGGDAFDLFAKPPEPAEPPEQEPSQPPSSAKSNSPVELDPFGELFPSTRQDGAKSFDLANLADSLPESGKERKDCKTPEAFLGPAASSLVNLDSLVAPAPASKTRNPFLSGLSTPSPTNPFSLAEQPKPTLNQMRTSSPVPGLPAGLPANSMTYSASLPLPLSSVPAAAAALPASASAFPQAGTFPELPSNLPQPLLPLSGPPAPPSAPGGLNPFL; this is encoded by the exons ATGACGACCTCGGCGCTGCGCCGGCAGGTGAAAAACATCGTGCACAACTACTCGGAGGCAGAGATCAAGGTGCGGGAGGCCACCTCCAATgatccctggggaccccccagctccctgaTGTCGGAGATCGCCGACCTCACCTTCAACACGGTGGCCTTCGCCGAGGTCATGGGCATGATCTGGCGGCGGTTGAACGACAGCGGCAAGAACTGGCGTCATGTCTACAAAGCCCTCACGCTCCTGGACTACCTCATCAAAACCGGCTCTGAGAAGGTGACCCACCAATGCCGGGAGAACCTCTACACCATCCAAACGCTGAAGGACTTCCAGTACGTGGACCGGGACGGCAAAGACCAGGGCATCAACATCCGAGAGAAGGTGAAGCAGGTGATGGCACTGCTGAAGgacgaggagcggctgaagcAGGAGCGGGCGCACGCGCTGCAGACCAAGGAGCGCATGGCCCTCGAGGGCATGGGCAGCGGCAGCCACCAGGCCGCCTATGGCCGCCGTGCATCACCCTACGGCGACGACTACGGCCGGGCACGGGGCTCGCCCTCCTCCTTTAACT CATCATCCTCATCCCCACGGTTTGCTTCTGACCTGGAGCAAGCGAGGCCCCAGACGACGGGTgaggaggagctgcagctgcagcttgcGCTGGCCATGAGTcgggaggaggcagagaag GAGGTGAGGGCTTGGCAAGGGGAGAACTCCTTGCTGCAGAGGGCCACAGAGGAGactgcccagggcagggaggaagaggaagaagaagataAGATGAAGAAAAGCCAG TCCTCTATACTGGAGCTGGCAGATATATTTGGGCCGGCGCCAGCCCCCTCCAGCCACACATCTGCCGACCCATGGGAAATGCCAG ATATGAAACCCAAAGCGGAGCCGGCAGCCTCTGCCTGGGCTGGTGCAGCTGACCCCTGGGTGCCGGTCCCAGCCGCCGGTGGGGAGCCCCTCTCCCAGGCGAGCACCTCGGCCCAGCAAACCTCCGCTGGGCCCTGGGATTTCGCCCCCAGCACAACTGCAGCCTCCGACCCTTGGGGGAAGGCGCCCTTGTCTTCTGGCTTCCCTCCTGCGGACCCCTGGGTGACagcatccccccctccccaggtgtCTGGTTCTGCGCCAGCTGCTGACCCCTGGGCCGCTGTGGCCGAGCAACCTCCTAACCCTG CTCCAGGGGGGGATGCTTTCGACCTGTTTGCAAAGCCACCCGAGCCAGCCGAGCCGCCAGAGCAGGAGCCCTCGCAGCCGCCCTCCTCGGCCAAGTCCAACAGCCCCGTCG agctGGACCCCTTCGGCGAGCTGTTCCCCAGCACCAGGCAGGACGGGGCAAAGAGCTTCGACCTCGCCAACCTGGCTGACTCCCTGCCCGAATCCGGCAAGGAGCGGAAGGACTGTAAAACCCCCGAGGCTTTcctcggccccgccgcctcctccctGGTCAACCTGGACTCCCTGGTTGCGCCTGCACCGGCCTCCAAGACGCGCAACCCCTTTCTCTCGG GCCTGAGCACGCCGTCCCCCACCAACCCCTTCAGCCTCGCCGAGCAACCCAAGCCGACGCTCAACCAGATGCGGACCAGCTCGCCGGTGCCGGGCCTGCCGGCGGGCCTCCCCGCCAACTCCATGACCTACAGCGCGTCCCTGCCGCTGCCCCTCAGCAGCgtccccgctgccgccgccgccctgcccgccTCCGCCAGTGCCTTTCCCCAGGCTGGCACCTTCCCTGAACTCCCCAGCAATTTGCCGCAGCCTTTACTGCCGCTGagcggccccccggccccgccgtcCGCTCCGGGGGGGCTCAACCCCTTCCTCTGA
- the EPN3 gene encoding epsin-3 isoform X1, with amino-acid sequence MTTSALRRQVKNIVHNYSEAEIKVREATSNDPWGPPSSLMSEIADLTFNTVAFAEVMGMIWRRLNDSGKNWRHVYKALTLLDYLIKTGSEKVTHQCRENLYTIQTLKDFQYVDRDGKDQGINIREKVKQVMALLKDEERLKQERAHALQTKERMALEGMGSGSHQAAYGRRASPYGDDYGRARGSPSSFNSSSSSPRFASDLEQARPQTTGEEELQLQLALAMSREEAEKKPLPPISSTDEERQLQLALALSKEEHEKEVRAWQGENSLLQRATEETAQGREEEEEEDKMKKSQSSILELADIFGPAPAPSSHTSADPWEMPDMKPKAEPAASAWAGAADPWVPVPAAGGEPLSQASTSAQQTSAGPWDFAPSTTAASDPWGKAPLSSGFPPADPWVTASPPPQVSGSAPAADPWAAVAEQPPNPAPGGDAFDLFAKPPEPAEPPEQEPSQPPSSAKSNSPVELDPFGELFPSTRQDGAKSFDLANLADSLPESGKERKDCKTPEAFLGPAASSLVNLDSLVAPAPASKTRNPFLSGLSTPSPTNPFSLAEQPKPTLNQMRTSSPVPGLPAGLPANSMTYSASLPLPLSSVPAAAAALPASASAFPQAGTFPELPSNLPQPLLPLSGPPAPPSAPGGLNPFL; translated from the exons ATGACGACCTCGGCGCTGCGCCGGCAGGTGAAAAACATCGTGCACAACTACTCGGAGGCAGAGATCAAGGTGCGGGAGGCCACCTCCAATgatccctggggaccccccagctccctgaTGTCGGAGATCGCCGACCTCACCTTCAACACGGTGGCCTTCGCCGAGGTCATGGGCATGATCTGGCGGCGGTTGAACGACAGCGGCAAGAACTGGCGTCATGTCTACAAAGCCCTCACGCTCCTGGACTACCTCATCAAAACCGGCTCTGAGAAGGTGACCCACCAATGCCGGGAGAACCTCTACACCATCCAAACGCTGAAGGACTTCCAGTACGTGGACCGGGACGGCAAAGACCAGGGCATCAACATCCGAGAGAAGGTGAAGCAGGTGATGGCACTGCTGAAGgacgaggagcggctgaagcAGGAGCGGGCGCACGCGCTGCAGACCAAGGAGCGCATGGCCCTCGAGGGCATGGGCAGCGGCAGCCACCAGGCCGCCTATGGCCGCCGTGCATCACCCTACGGCGACGACTACGGCCGGGCACGGGGCTCGCCCTCCTCCTTTAACT CATCATCCTCATCCCCACGGTTTGCTTCTGACCTGGAGCAAGCGAGGCCCCAGACGACGGGTgaggaggagctgcagctgcagcttgcGCTGGCCATGAGTcgggaggaggcagagaag AAGCCACTTCCTCCAATTTCCAGTACAGACGAAGAAAGGCAATTGCAGCTAGCGCTCGCGCTGAGCAAAGAGGAGCACGAGAAG GAGGTGAGGGCTTGGCAAGGGGAGAACTCCTTGCTGCAGAGGGCCACAGAGGAGactgcccagggcagggaggaagaggaagaagaagataAGATGAAGAAAAGCCAG TCCTCTATACTGGAGCTGGCAGATATATTTGGGCCGGCGCCAGCCCCCTCCAGCCACACATCTGCCGACCCATGGGAAATGCCAG ATATGAAACCCAAAGCGGAGCCGGCAGCCTCTGCCTGGGCTGGTGCAGCTGACCCCTGGGTGCCGGTCCCAGCCGCCGGTGGGGAGCCCCTCTCCCAGGCGAGCACCTCGGCCCAGCAAACCTCCGCTGGGCCCTGGGATTTCGCCCCCAGCACAACTGCAGCCTCCGACCCTTGGGGGAAGGCGCCCTTGTCTTCTGGCTTCCCTCCTGCGGACCCCTGGGTGACagcatccccccctccccaggtgtCTGGTTCTGCGCCAGCTGCTGACCCCTGGGCCGCTGTGGCCGAGCAACCTCCTAACCCTG CTCCAGGGGGGGATGCTTTCGACCTGTTTGCAAAGCCACCCGAGCCAGCCGAGCCGCCAGAGCAGGAGCCCTCGCAGCCGCCCTCCTCGGCCAAGTCCAACAGCCCCGTCG agctGGACCCCTTCGGCGAGCTGTTCCCCAGCACCAGGCAGGACGGGGCAAAGAGCTTCGACCTCGCCAACCTGGCTGACTCCCTGCCCGAATCCGGCAAGGAGCGGAAGGACTGTAAAACCCCCGAGGCTTTcctcggccccgccgcctcctccctGGTCAACCTGGACTCCCTGGTTGCGCCTGCACCGGCCTCCAAGACGCGCAACCCCTTTCTCTCGG GCCTGAGCACGCCGTCCCCCACCAACCCCTTCAGCCTCGCCGAGCAACCCAAGCCGACGCTCAACCAGATGCGGACCAGCTCGCCGGTGCCGGGCCTGCCGGCGGGCCTCCCCGCCAACTCCATGACCTACAGCGCGTCCCTGCCGCTGCCCCTCAGCAGCgtccccgctgccgccgccgccctgcccgccTCCGCCAGTGCCTTTCCCCAGGCTGGCACCTTCCCTGAACTCCCCAGCAATTTGCCGCAGCCTTTACTGCCGCTGagcggccccccggccccgccgtcCGCTCCGGGGGGGCTCAACCCCTTCCTCTGA